The following coding sequences lie in one Phragmites australis chromosome 8, lpPhrAust1.1, whole genome shotgun sequence genomic window:
- the LOC133926247 gene encoding uncharacterized protein LOC133926247, protein MARLPAPSPPDGSTHSFSHDAVALYFFVACVAATVALVSSMCSACGRKPKAAAASDQPTRVGSVSDGSHADNQKAGAASEEEAVVTLSPELATHGPIAPVAMPSSTSKRRLSLSISLSKNLSMNIPDKMRLWSMNRSMNRKEHKVESEDTLWKKGIILGEKCKIPGERDGEAGDGVDPADELAAGSFRRSSYSRPMSRSSSFAMHQQHDAPALCASHS, encoded by the coding sequence ATGGCAAGGTTgccggcgccgtcgccgccggacGGCAGCACGCACTCCTTCAGCCACGACGCCGTCGCGCTGTACTTCTTCGTTGCGTGCGTGGCTGCCACGGTCGCGCTCGTCTCGTCCATGTGCTCGGCGTGCGGCCGCAAGCCGAAGGCGGCCGCCGCGTCGGACCAGCCGACCAGGGTGGGATCCGTCTCCGACGGCAGCCACGCCGACAACCAGAAGGCTGGTGCTGcaagcgaggaggaggcggtggtgacgCTGTCGCCGGAGCTGGCGACGCACGGGCCGATCGCACCGGTGGCGATGCCGTCGTCAACGTCTAAGCGGCGGCTGTCCCTGTCCATCAGCCTGAGCAAGAACCTCAGCATGAACATCCCGGACAAGATGCGGCTGTGGAGCATGAACCGCAGCATGAACCGCAAGGAGCACAAGGTCGAGTCGGAGGACACGCTGTGGAAGAAgggcatcatcctcggggagAAGTGCAAGATCCCCGGAGAGAGGGACGGGGAGGCTGGCGACGGCGTGGACCCCGCCGATGAGCTCGCTGCCGGGAGCTTCCGGCGGTCCAGCTACTCCCGGCCCATGTCGCGGTCGAGCTCGTTCGCCATGCACCAGCAGCACGACGCCCCCGCCTTGTGCGCTTCGCATTCTTGA
- the LOC133926246 gene encoding uncharacterized protein LOC133926246 codes for MAARRAGAGALLLAVALAAVVLHPAAAAGQKKPATAARREDIPYIRCQVCERIAREISAQVSKKQQALPLSKKVPEIEIIEIAENVCNLKKQEADWLLRIDIVEKGDKLELVEQDEEGHCNAECKTIERACQEVMGYADTDVAEFIYKNKPSVDQLMKFLCKDVSEACAKDPPPVPKDRVPGEPFAAKPSKDAEMEKILKSMEGIPGAPSMKMYSRDDLMKNNFGAEEDDEEDDEEEDDNFPKNLGKVLKDKGSPKKDLKQQVVQQFKDTSKKLKGHVNKVSKIVKKWWQGTKKPSKSGKSKTEL; via the exons ATGGCGGCGAGAcgtgccggcgccggcgccttgCTCTTGGCCGTCGCGCTCGCGGCCGTCGTCCTGCACCCAGCCGCAGCAGCGGGGCAGAAGAAGCCCGCAACTGCCGCGAGGCGGGAGGACATCCCCTACATCCGGTGCCAGGTGTGCGAGCGGATCGCGCGCGAGATCTCCGCGCAGGTCTCCAAGAAGCAGCAGGCGCTCCCGCTCTCCAAGAAG GTGCCGGAGATCGAGATCATCGAGATCGCGGAGAATGTGTGCAACCTGAAGAAGCAGGAGGCAGACTGGCTGCTCCGGATCGACATCGTTGAGAAAGGCGACAAGTTGGAG CTTGTTGAGCAAGACGAAGAAGGGCATTGTAATGCAGAATGCAAGACCATTGAGCGTGCATGTCAGGAG GTGATGGGGTATGCTGATACTGATGTTGCTGAGTTTATCTATAAAAACAAACCCTCAGTTGATCAGCTGATGAAATTTCTCTGCAAAGATGTTTCCGAAGCATGCGCCAAGGACCCACCACCAGTTCCAAAA GATCGGGTCCCTGGAGAACCATTTGCCGCAAAGCCTTCGAAAGATGCTGAGATGGAAAAGATATTGAAATCAATGGAG GGTATTCCGGGAGCCCCAAGCATGAAGATGTACTCTAGAGACGATCTGATGAAAAATAACTTTGGTGCtgaagaggatgatgaagaggatgatgaggaggaggatgataaCTTCCCCAAGAACTTG GGAAAAGTTCTAAAAGATAAGGGTTCTCCAAAGAAAGATTTGAAACAGCAAGTCGTGCAACAGTTCAAGGATACCAGCAAAAAGTTGAAAGGGCACGTAAACAAGGTGTCCAAAATCGTAAAGAAATGGTGGCAAGGGACGAAGAAGCCATCAAAATCTGGCAAAAGCAAAACTGAACTCTGA